One window from the genome of Ammoniphilus sp. CFH 90114 encodes:
- the mraZ gene encoding division/cell wall cluster transcriptional repressor MraZ, with translation MFMGEYQHNIDEKGRITIPAKFREELGENFVMTRGLDKCLFVYAMDEWKQLEAKLKSLPFTRSDARAFTRFFFSGATECELDKQGRVNIPGSLRQHAHLDKDCIILGVSNRVEIWSRELWETYFEESAESFNELAEKIVDFDL, from the coding sequence ATGTTCATGGGGGAATACCAGCATAACATCGATGAAAAAGGAAGAATAACCATTCCTGCGAAGTTTCGTGAGGAGCTGGGTGAAAATTTTGTTATGACCCGTGGATTAGATAAGTGTCTATTCGTTTACGCTATGGATGAATGGAAGCAGCTAGAAGCTAAGCTTAAGTCGCTGCCATTTACCCGTTCAGATGCCCGGGCGTTCACGCGCTTTTTCTTCTCAGGTGCTACCGAATGTGAATTAGACAAGCAGGGAAGGGTAAACATACCAGGATCTTTACGGCAACATGCCCATTTGGACAAGGATTGTATAATCCTAGGTGTGTCCAATAGAGTTGAAATATGGAGTCGTGAACTGTGGGAAACCTATTTTGAGGAGTCTGCAGAATCCTTCAATGAACTGGCTGAAAAAATTGTAGACTTTGACTTATAA
- the rsmH gene encoding 16S rRNA (cytosine(1402)-N(4))-methyltransferase RsmH, giving the protein MFHHVTVMKEEAVKGLEVKPDGVYVDCTLGGAGHSGKIAAQLSDQGRLIAIDQDDWALENAKSRLEPHKDKVILVKSNFRNIRRVVEEAGYPQVDGILFDLGVSSPQLDEGERGFSYHADAPLDMRMDTSQELTAKDIVNSWEEKELAHIFYHYGEEKFSRQIAREIVKARQVNPIETTGELVELIKKGIPAPARRTGGHPAKRTFQAIRIAVNDELNAFKEALHESIRILKPGGRVSVITFHSLEDRICKQVFQEYSGGCTCPPDFPQCVCGNQPVIRIENRKPILPGEQELAENNRARSAKLRVAKKL; this is encoded by the coding sequence ATGTTTCACCACGTCACGGTGATGAAAGAGGAAGCAGTAAAAGGGCTCGAAGTAAAGCCCGATGGAGTGTATGTGGACTGTACTCTAGGCGGGGCAGGACACAGTGGAAAAATAGCAGCACAGCTATCGGATCAGGGGCGATTGATAGCAATTGATCAAGATGATTGGGCTCTTGAGAATGCGAAGAGTCGGCTTGAGCCACACAAAGATAAGGTCATCTTAGTAAAAAGCAATTTTCGAAATATCCGTAGAGTTGTAGAAGAAGCAGGATACCCTCAAGTGGATGGAATCCTTTTTGACCTAGGAGTATCTTCTCCACAGCTTGACGAAGGAGAACGTGGCTTTAGCTATCATGCGGATGCTCCACTAGATATGAGGATGGATACAAGTCAAGAATTAACGGCCAAGGACATTGTGAATTCTTGGGAAGAAAAAGAACTGGCTCACATCTTTTACCACTATGGGGAAGAAAAGTTCTCAAGACAGATCGCGCGAGAAATTGTTAAAGCAAGACAGGTGAATCCGATTGAGACAACAGGCGAGTTAGTCGAATTAATAAAAAAGGGGATACCAGCACCTGCGCGAAGAACAGGGGGGCATCCTGCTAAGCGGACGTTCCAAGCCATCAGAATTGCTGTGAATGATGAATTGAATGCGTTTAAAGAAGCGCTTCATGAGTCTATTCGTATTTTAAAACCTGGTGGAAGGGTTAGTGTGATTACCTTTCACTCCCTTGAGGATCGTATCTGTAAACAGGTTTTTCAAGAATATAGCGGCGGGTGTACGTGTCCACCAGATTTTCCGCAGTGTGTTTGTGGTAATCAGCCTGTTATCCGGATAGAAAATAGGAAGCCGATTCTTCCTGGAGAGCAAGAGTTAGCCGAAAATAACCGAGCTCGTTCGGCTAAGCTACGCGTCGCCAAAAAGTTATAA
- the ftsL gene encoding cell division protein FtsL: MSRNHYGNLAVQLNQERKQQRVSEPKQTSKVSVRYSIPLEEKLLYLLSVIVIVCISGFILSRYALISQYNYEIENTKQAMIQMQEQNSSLKLKVDELSKRERILDIAQRELGMTMKDSTVRVLSH, encoded by the coding sequence TTGAGCAGGAACCATTATGGTAATTTAGCTGTCCAGTTAAATCAGGAAAGAAAGCAACAGAGGGTGAGTGAACCGAAGCAGACAAGCAAAGTATCGGTTAGGTACAGCATTCCCTTAGAAGAGAAGCTGCTTTATTTGCTTAGTGTGATAGTAATTGTTTGCATTTCTGGTTTCATCCTGTCAAGATATGCGCTCATCTCCCAATACAATTATGAAATTGAAAATACGAAACAAGCTATGATTCAGATGCAAGAACAGAACTCTAGCTTGAAGCTTAAGGTCGACGAACTGAGTAAACGAGAAAGAATACTGGATATTGCACAAAGAGAATTAGGGATGACGATGAAGGACAGCACGGTGCGGGTTTTATCCCACTAA
- a CDS encoding PASTA domain-containing penicillin-binding protein, with the protein MTEKRIKLRTGFLGVFFTLLFFLLIFRLFYIQTVNADLWVQSAQAQWERNDILHPKRGTVFDRNGEVLAYTSKAYTVIAKLKPWDKSDENYIQNSLEAGQRLAPLLGMSTERLVKLIEDGREAGRAQVELRPGGWKIDEDKAKRILEQNIPGVILYPETKRYYPNDAFASHVIGYTDLDGKAIMGIEKLFNEELEGKEGSYTVLKDRKGFKLPDGIESFKPAQNGSNIYLTIDYQIQNYVEDALNKITQQYKTKGISVIVADPKTGEILAMANRPQFNPNQYKDITNWTNFAISNTFEPGSTFKIVTLAAAIEEKMYRNDEQYLSGTYRKIPGPPIRDHNAGKGWGTISFLRGVQESSNVLFAILGYERLGKDKFYDYLEKFGFGQQTGIGLPGEAAAPLKDKSRLYPRDVASMTFGQGVVVTSIQQVAAVSAIANGGELLRPYIIKEIRDSQNGQVLLKHEREVVRRVISENTAQQVRDILETVVTDGTGRYYYIDGYHVAGKTGTAQVVQDGSYKVNKYIYSFIGFAPKDDPEFLVYVVVDQPEIPDANFGGRDVAAPIFKHVMQNSLQYKKVTPNISGEKPITVSKAKELSVPQLMGKTPAEAQAVLIDASLKGKVLGSGTKVTRQYPEAQHAIMPESTVYLITDQLDEIQMPDFTGMTLREVMEFCNILGLKVEPTGRGFVMTQSIPPGSVTAPGEQLKIQLKPNSSPEEEVVPEIEEAEAEETTEENEPQQEENSNSPSFMN; encoded by the coding sequence ATGACAGAAAAAAGGATTAAGCTTCGCACAGGGTTTTTGGGAGTATTTTTTACTCTCTTATTTTTTTTGTTAATTTTTCGCTTGTTTTACATACAAACTGTCAATGCAGATCTTTGGGTTCAAAGTGCTCAGGCTCAATGGGAAAGAAACGACATTCTTCACCCGAAGCGAGGAACGGTATTCGACCGGAATGGGGAAGTGCTCGCTTATACTTCCAAAGCTTACACGGTTATTGCCAAGTTAAAGCCCTGGGACAAATCGGATGAAAATTATATACAAAACTCTCTGGAAGCGGGGCAAAGACTGGCTCCATTACTAGGGATGTCTACGGAGAGACTGGTTAAGTTAATCGAAGATGGAAGAGAAGCCGGGCGTGCTCAAGTAGAACTGCGTCCCGGGGGATGGAAGATTGATGAGGACAAAGCCAAGCGCATCCTGGAGCAAAACATACCTGGCGTCATTCTTTATCCGGAGACCAAGAGGTATTATCCGAATGATGCTTTTGCCTCGCATGTTATCGGTTATACAGATCTAGATGGCAAGGCCATCATGGGAATCGAGAAATTATTCAATGAAGAACTAGAAGGTAAGGAAGGTTCATATACAGTATTGAAGGACCGTAAGGGTTTTAAGCTGCCAGATGGGATTGAAAGCTTTAAGCCGGCTCAGAACGGGAGCAATATTTATTTAACGATTGATTACCAGATCCAAAATTATGTGGAAGACGCCTTAAATAAAATTACGCAGCAGTATAAGACAAAGGGGATATCGGTTATTGTTGCGGATCCTAAGACAGGCGAAATTCTAGCTATGGCAAATCGGCCACAATTTAACCCAAATCAATATAAAGACATTACAAATTGGACGAACTTTGCCATCAGCAATACATTTGAGCCTGGTTCAACTTTTAAAATTGTTACCTTGGCTGCTGCTATTGAAGAGAAAATGTACCGCAATGATGAGCAGTATCTTTCCGGGACCTATCGGAAAATACCCGGTCCTCCAATCCGTGATCATAATGCCGGTAAGGGTTGGGGAACGATTAGCTTTCTTAGGGGAGTGCAGGAGTCTAGTAACGTTTTGTTTGCCATTCTTGGGTATGAGCGACTCGGAAAGGATAAGTTTTATGATTATCTAGAAAAGTTCGGGTTCGGTCAACAAACGGGGATAGGATTACCGGGGGAAGCTGCAGCTCCTCTTAAGGACAAAAGTCGTTTATATCCTCGTGACGTTGCCTCGATGACTTTTGGACAAGGGGTTGTTGTAACATCGATTCAACAGGTTGCAGCCGTCTCGGCAATTGCGAACGGAGGCGAACTGTTGAGGCCTTATATCATTAAGGAAATCCGCGACTCTCAAAACGGACAGGTATTGTTAAAGCATGAGAGAGAAGTGGTTAGACGGGTTATTTCGGAAAATACGGCGCAACAGGTCCGAGACATTCTTGAGACCGTTGTAACAGACGGTACAGGTCGCTATTATTACATTGATGGATACCATGTAGCCGGAAAAACAGGGACAGCTCAGGTGGTTCAAGATGGAAGCTATAAAGTGAATAAGTACATCTATTCCTTTATAGGATTTGCTCCTAAGGATGACCCGGAATTTTTAGTCTATGTCGTTGTCGATCAGCCAGAGATTCCTGATGCTAATTTTGGAGGACGCGATGTTGCAGCTCCAATATTCAAACATGTTATGCAGAATAGCTTGCAGTATAAGAAGGTGACACCAAATATAAGTGGTGAAAAACCTATCACTGTAAGTAAAGCCAAAGAACTAAGTGTTCCACAGTTAATGGGGAAAACTCCTGCTGAAGCTCAGGCCGTGTTAATCGATGCTAGTCTAAAGGGAAAGGTTTTAGGATCAGGCACGAAGGTAACAAGGCAATATCCTGAGGCTCAGCATGCGATTATGCCGGAGAGTACAGTCTATCTCATCACAGATCAGTTAGATGAAATCCAGATGCCTGACTTTACCGGAATGACGCTTCGGGAAGTGATGGAGTTCTGTAACATTCTTGGATTGAAAGTAGAACCAACAGGAAGAGGATTTGTCATGACTCAGAGTATCCCTCCTGGTTCAGTTACTGCACCAGGCGAGCAATTAAAAATTCAACTGAAGCCGAATTCCAGCCCAGAGGAGGAAGTTGTTCCTGAAATAGAGGAAGCTGAAGCTGAAGAAACTACCGAAGAAAACGAGCCACAGCAGGAGGAGAATTCTAATTCTCCCTCGTTTATGAACTAA
- a CDS encoding stage V sporulation protein D, whose translation MRVSNVTVRRRIFIALLIGVFLYSLLVARLGYVQVIKGPWLTKNAEELWTRNIPFEAKRGMIYDRNGEVLAYNISVPSVMAIPIQVKDKPGTAKELARVLKGNEQEIYRQITKRSSIVRVPGGRKISEETAKELRQLGLPGVHIAEDSKRYYPLGAFASHILGFTGIDNQGLAGIEKVYDDMLSGERGAIKYDATAKGEKMPGDTQKFTPPKDGLNLYLTIDANIQAIIERELDQAFAFYDPDDALVIAMDPKTGEILGMASRPNYHPELFREYPSETYNRNLPIWKTYEPGSTFKIITLAAALEEGKVDLDKERFNDPGSVNVAGARLRCWKPGGHGDQTFLQVVENSCNPGFVALGQRLGKEMLFDYIGKFGFGKKTGIDLIGEENGVMFKMSRVGPVELATTAFGQGVSVTPIQQVAAVSAAINGGKLIKPHLAKEWHHPITGDTVAKIEPEVVAQVISPETSSKVRYALESVVANGTGRNAYIDGYRVGGKTGTAQKVENGVYSKSKHIVSFIGIAPADDPQIVVYTAVDNPKGVRQFGGTIAAPIVRNILDSALRSMEVPKRKEQMPKEYMYPDKKLISVPNLIGMEKDRLQSQYYAIPLEVEGNGDVVTYQSPAPGTNIEEGKTIRIYLGR comes from the coding sequence GTGAGAGTTTCCAATGTTACGGTACGCAGACGAATTTTTATCGCCCTGCTAATAGGAGTCTTTTTGTACAGCCTTTTGGTTGCGCGGCTAGGTTATGTTCAAGTGATTAAAGGTCCGTGGCTTACGAAGAATGCGGAGGAGTTATGGACAAGAAACATCCCTTTTGAAGCCAAGCGTGGGATGATCTATGACCGTAATGGCGAGGTGTTGGCTTACAATATTAGCGTTCCGTCTGTCATGGCTATCCCTATCCAGGTTAAAGACAAACCAGGTACGGCGAAGGAGTTGGCTAGAGTCTTAAAGGGAAATGAACAGGAAATTTATCGTCAAATTACGAAACGCTCTTCTATTGTAAGGGTTCCAGGGGGAAGGAAGATCTCTGAAGAAACAGCGAAAGAACTTCGTCAGCTAGGCTTACCAGGCGTTCATATTGCTGAGGACAGCAAGCGCTACTATCCACTAGGGGCATTTGCTTCTCATATCCTTGGATTTACTGGAATTGATAATCAAGGGTTGGCAGGAATCGAAAAAGTTTATGACGACATGTTAAGCGGTGAACGAGGAGCGATAAAATATGATGCCACGGCTAAAGGGGAAAAAATGCCCGGAGACACCCAGAAGTTTACTCCCCCGAAGGACGGGCTTAACTTATATTTAACCATCGATGCAAACATCCAAGCCATCATCGAACGTGAATTGGATCAAGCTTTTGCCTTCTATGATCCGGATGATGCATTGGTAATTGCAATGGATCCTAAGACAGGAGAAATTCTTGGAATGGCCAGCAGACCCAACTATCATCCAGAGTTATTCCGGGAGTATCCATCAGAAACGTATAATCGCAATCTCCCCATATGGAAAACATATGAGCCCGGCTCTACTTTCAAAATTATTACGTTGGCTGCAGCATTGGAAGAAGGAAAGGTTGATTTGGACAAGGAAAGGTTCAATGACCCGGGAAGTGTTAATGTAGCAGGAGCTCGCTTGCGATGCTGGAAGCCAGGAGGTCACGGTGATCAAACCTTCCTACAGGTGGTTGAAAACTCCTGTAATCCGGGCTTTGTAGCATTGGGACAAAGATTAGGAAAAGAAATGCTCTTTGACTACATTGGTAAATTTGGTTTTGGTAAGAAGACTGGAATTGACCTCATTGGGGAAGAGAATGGGGTAATGTTCAAAATGAGCCGTGTAGGTCCAGTGGAGCTCGCTACTACGGCGTTTGGACAGGGGGTTTCTGTGACGCCAATTCAACAGGTTGCTGCTGTTTCAGCGGCTATTAATGGTGGGAAATTAATAAAGCCTCACTTAGCAAAAGAGTGGCATCATCCGATCACCGGAGATACAGTGGCAAAGATTGAACCAGAAGTGGTTGCCCAAGTCATTTCCCCAGAGACTTCCAGTAAGGTCCGATATGCTCTAGAATCTGTAGTGGCTAACGGAACGGGAAGAAATGCTTATATCGATGGATATCGTGTAGGTGGAAAGACAGGGACAGCTCAGAAAGTTGAGAATGGGGTCTACTCTAAGAGCAAGCATATTGTATCCTTCATTGGAATTGCACCTGCAGATGATCCTCAAATCGTAGTTTATACGGCGGTGGATAATCCTAAAGGAGTGAGGCAGTTTGGAGGGACGATTGCGGCTCCAATCGTAAGAAATATTTTGGATTCTGCCTTGCGTTCCATGGAAGTGCCCAAAAGAAAAGAGCAGATGCCAAAAGAGTACATGTATCCCGATAAGAAGCTCATTTCGGTTCCTAACTTAATTGGCATGGAGAAAGATCGCCTGCAATCTCAATATTATGCTATTCCTCTAGAAGTGGAAGGAAATGGTGATGTAGTCACCTATCAGTCTCCAGCACCGGGCACTAATATTGAGGAAGGAAAAACCATCCGCATTTACCTAGGCAGATAA
- a CDS encoding UDP-N-acetylmuramoyl-L-alanyl-D-glutamate--2,6-diaminopimelate ligase has translation MNLRELLSPLLVYDAAGELNMEITGISTDSRKVKPGNLFVALRGNTVDGHDYIEQAHANGAIAFLVEEDQDVPDVTIKVSDTTRALAILADQFYNHPTSKLQLIGVTGTNGKTTVTHLVEQILNNAGCATGIIGTIQMRMGDYTEEVKNTTPDALELQRMFAIMVERGATHACIEVSSHALEMGRVWGCNFTSGIFTNLTQDHLDYHQTMDNYRHAKSLLFSQLGNIYNDKRKFAILNMDDPSAARYRKMTAAQVITYAIDQEADVRALDISIGAGGTSFTLRTFKGEVTIEMKMMGKFSVYNVLAATAACLVEGITLSQIKESIEQMTGVPGRFEPVDEGQGFAVIVDYAHTPDSLENVLTTAREFTKGKLYCLVGCGGDRDRTKRPIMGRIAAEQSDYVIFTSDNPRSEDPKAILDDMLQGVTEKSTAVYECIIDRKQAIEKAIALATSGDCIIIAGKGHETYQIIKGQVLDFDDREVASFAIRNRIK, from the coding sequence ATGAACTTAAGAGAACTTCTCTCCCCTTTGCTTGTGTATGATGCAGCAGGGGAATTAAATATGGAAATTACGGGAATATCTACAGACTCACGCAAGGTAAAACCAGGAAATTTATTTGTAGCTCTTCGGGGCAATACAGTTGATGGCCATGATTATATTGAGCAAGCACATGCAAATGGTGCGATTGCTTTTTTAGTCGAAGAGGATCAGGACGTTCCAGATGTAACAATAAAGGTATCTGACACGACGCGAGCTTTAGCGATTCTCGCCGATCAATTTTACAATCATCCTACAAGTAAACTTCAATTAATCGGTGTGACAGGTACGAATGGGAAAACGACGGTTACACACCTAGTTGAGCAAATTCTTAATAATGCTGGCTGTGCTACCGGTATCATTGGTACGATTCAAATGCGTATGGGGGATTACACAGAAGAGGTTAAGAATACCACACCTGATGCTTTAGAGTTGCAAAGAATGTTTGCTATTATGGTTGAAAGAGGAGCGACACATGCTTGTATCGAAGTCTCTTCCCATGCTCTTGAGATGGGCAGAGTCTGGGGTTGCAACTTTACCTCAGGGATTTTTACAAACCTGACACAAGATCATCTCGATTATCATCAAACGATGGATAACTATAGGCATGCGAAATCCCTTCTTTTTTCTCAGTTAGGGAATATTTATAATGATAAACGGAAATTTGCAATACTGAACATGGATGATCCTAGTGCGGCTAGATACAGAAAGATGACAGCTGCCCAGGTGATTACCTATGCTATTGATCAAGAAGCGGATGTCAGGGCGCTTGATATCTCTATTGGAGCAGGCGGTACTTCCTTCACTTTACGGACGTTCAAGGGTGAGGTCACCATTGAAATGAAGATGATGGGGAAATTTAGCGTTTATAATGTATTAGCTGCAACAGCGGCTTGTCTGGTCGAGGGGATCACACTTTCACAGATTAAGGAAAGTATCGAACAGATGACAGGTGTTCCTGGTCGGTTTGAACCAGTTGATGAGGGACAGGGCTTCGCCGTGATTGTTGATTACGCGCATACGCCTGATAGTTTAGAGAATGTGCTAACTACAGCAAGAGAGTTCACTAAAGGTAAGTTATATTGTTTAGTAGGATGCGGCGGCGATCGAGACAGGACAAAGCGTCCAATTATGGGGCGAATTGCTGCTGAACAGTCGGATTATGTCATCTTTACTTCAGATAACCCTCGTTCTGAAGATCCTAAGGCTATCCTAGATGACATGCTCCAGGGAGTTACGGAGAAGAGCACTGCGGTATATGAATGCATTATTGACCGGAAGCAAGCAATTGAGAAAGCTATTGCATTAGCTACAAGTGGGGATTGTATTATCATTGCGGGGAAAGGTCATGAAACCTATCAGATTATTAAAGGACAGGTGCTGGACTTTGATGATCGAGAAGTTGCATCATTTGCGATTCGCAATAGAATAAAGTAA
- the mraY gene encoding phospho-N-acetylmuramoyl-pentapeptide-transferase encodes MPIRVLLFAIAAAFLIAVLLGPLFIPFLRRLKFGQSIREEGPKSHQKKAGTPTMGGIIIILALSFTVFKFANSSMQLFLLMFLTLGYGLIGFLDDFIKISFKRNLGLTAKQKLFGQLAIAVILYYVLMQYNFDTRVYVPGTSWGVELGWMYLPFLIFITLGASNGVNLTDGLDGLLAGTSAIAFSAYAIIAWMSSQMNVAIFCAALVGAVLGFLVYNAHPAKVFMGDTGSLALGGALAAVAILTKTELLLAIIGGVFVLETLSVMIQVISFKTRGKRIFRMSPLHHHFELGGWSEWRVVVTFWILGLLFAGLAVYIEVLN; translated from the coding sequence ATGCCGATTCGCGTTTTATTATTTGCCATAGCAGCAGCTTTTCTCATTGCCGTACTATTAGGCCCCCTGTTCATCCCTTTCTTAAGAAGACTTAAGTTTGGGCAGAGCATTAGAGAGGAAGGGCCAAAATCGCATCAGAAAAAAGCAGGCACTCCCACTATGGGAGGAATTATTATTATCTTGGCCTTATCTTTTACTGTTTTTAAATTTGCCAACTCTTCCATGCAGCTGTTTTTGTTAATGTTTCTAACTCTTGGGTACGGATTAATTGGCTTTTTGGACGATTTTATTAAGATCTCATTTAAGAGAAACCTAGGACTCACTGCGAAACAGAAGCTGTTTGGTCAATTAGCTATTGCCGTGATCCTTTACTATGTATTAATGCAATATAATTTTGATACCAGAGTCTATGTTCCAGGTACATCATGGGGTGTAGAGTTGGGGTGGATGTATCTGCCATTCCTCATCTTTATAACCTTAGGTGCCTCGAATGGTGTAAATTTGACCGATGGATTGGACGGTTTACTAGCAGGAACGAGTGCCATTGCTTTTAGTGCTTATGCCATTATCGCTTGGATGTCAAGCCAGATGAATGTAGCGATCTTTTGTGCGGCGCTTGTTGGAGCTGTACTTGGATTCCTTGTCTATAATGCGCACCCGGCCAAGGTGTTCATGGGGGATACGGGTTCTCTTGCCTTAGGTGGAGCTCTGGCTGCTGTTGCCATCCTAACAAAGACTGAGTTGTTGCTGGCGATTATTGGAGGAGTGTTTGTTTTAGAGACTCTTTCCGTTATGATTCAGGTCATCTCGTTTAAAACGAGAGGGAAAAGAATATTCAGAATGAGTCCGTTGCACCATCACTTTGAGCTCGGGGGATGGTCGGAGTGGAGGGTCGTGGTTACGTTTTGGATACTAGGCCTACTCTTCGCTGGCTTAGCAGTCTATATAGAGGTGTTGAATTAA
- the murD gene encoding UDP-N-acetylmuramoyl-L-alanine--D-glutamate ligase codes for MTKHYDKEWLQGKNIIVLGLAKSGLAVSKLLVAAGAHVIVNDQKPEEELVGVEELKKLGIPIIAGYHPDDLIHTGVDLIVKNPGIPYTSAPVQSAIALDIPVITEIELAHDWSRAPIVGITGSNGKTTTTTLVGLILEAAGKDPIVAGNIGTVLCEQAGTARPEQIMVAELSSFQLKGTIHFRPAIGCLLNITPAHLDYHQTWDDYIKSKGRLFVNMKEQDIAVFNADNSGCLEVADKVQCQKYWFSRLMEVDQGCFVKNDAIYYRGEDGLEEEIIQIGQIGIPGAHNLENALASTVICKSLGVKADTIREVLTHFKGVEHRLEFVAEIDGVKYYNNSKATNSEATLKALESFRSPIVLIAGGLDRGFDFVELIPSVKKGVKGIVAYGQTKEKFISIGERAGLKLLTAVDNVNEAVIQASRMADSGDIVLLSPACASWDMYQSFEERGSIFKESVHKLRTSLH; via the coding sequence ATGACTAAACATTATGATAAAGAATGGTTGCAAGGGAAGAACATCATCGTACTAGGTCTTGCGAAAAGCGGCTTGGCTGTATCTAAGCTCTTAGTTGCGGCTGGAGCTCATGTAATTGTTAATGATCAAAAGCCAGAAGAAGAGCTAGTGGGAGTAGAGGAGCTTAAAAAGCTAGGGATTCCGATTATCGCAGGATATCACCCAGATGACTTAATTCATACTGGTGTGGACCTAATTGTTAAGAATCCTGGTATTCCTTATACGAGTGCTCCTGTTCAATCTGCTATAGCGCTCGATATTCCGGTCATTACAGAGATCGAATTAGCCCATGATTGGAGTCGTGCTCCCATTGTTGGTATCACGGGCTCAAACGGAAAAACAACAACGACAACGCTTGTGGGATTAATCCTTGAAGCAGCAGGCAAGGACCCTATCGTAGCAGGTAATATTGGTACTGTACTATGTGAGCAAGCAGGAACAGCTCGGCCAGAGCAAATTATGGTGGCCGAGCTTAGTAGTTTTCAACTAAAGGGAACGATTCATTTCCGCCCAGCGATCGGCTGTTTACTCAATATCACTCCAGCTCATTTGGACTATCACCAGACTTGGGACGATTACATAAAATCTAAAGGAAGGCTCTTCGTCAATATGAAAGAGCAAGACATTGCTGTATTCAATGCGGATAACTCAGGATGCCTAGAAGTGGCTGATAAGGTTCAATGTCAGAAGTATTGGTTCAGTAGATTAATGGAGGTAGATCAAGGTTGTTTCGTTAAGAATGATGCGATCTACTATCGTGGAGAGGATGGGCTTGAAGAAGAGATTATACAGATCGGACAGATTGGGATTCCAGGTGCACATAATCTAGAGAATGCCTTGGCCTCTACGGTCATTTGTAAGTCGCTTGGGGTGAAGGCTGATACCATTCGAGAGGTTTTGACCCATTTTAAAGGCGTGGAGCATCGCCTTGAATTTGTTGCGGAGATAGATGGCGTAAAATATTATAATAATTCGAAAGCAACGAATTCAGAAGCAACATTGAAGGCGCTCGAATCCTTCCGCTCACCAATAGTCCTTATTGCAGGGGGACTAGATCGTGGTTTCGACTTTGTTGAGCTGATCCCTTCTGTGAAAAAGGGAGTGAAGGGGATTGTTGCTTATGGTCAAACCAAAGAAAAGTTCATAAGTATAGGAGAGCGCGCAGGATTGAAGTTGCTCACTGCCGTCGATAATGTTAATGAAGCCGTAATTCAGGCAAGCCGAATGGCGGACTCCGGTGATATAGTTTTGCTATCCCCTGCATGTGCCAGCTGGGACATGTACCAATCATTTGAAGAGAGGGGAAGCATTTTTAAGGAGTCTGTGCATAAGCTTAGAACAAGCCTGCATTAA